The Diachasmimorpha longicaudata isolate KC_UGA_2023 chromosome 14, iyDiaLong2, whole genome shotgun sequence genome includes a region encoding these proteins:
- the LOC135169386 gene encoding pericentrin-like isoform X6, producing MDGDERRASKRRSLEAGREILARYKASQGRMDTQGTDPSDVEESFGHNETIDTQNSSLLEDASLRDTTQSSMSVSEGEGEGDIENMAGRVAELKELLQGKEAMIESLSAEIDHMRGEACSPHSSQSQSSSQYRDLLTTYQHKLQDFEQAVAQRDNLITELTSSLEQALASRDALKDQVQFLNSLPILNPPQKGPEEPRSPPSASNLLEETIKQLNAKLQILEDEKTQEIKSYKCQINELNQRIQSLEVESTSSLDERQKVQELYDAQISKIKKDMEKILDKFAVETKQNAESHHQEIINLGEAHEKEVVALRGRYEEQVKGLQDSYNLELVEVEKKHAKELSVFQSQLASYKKTIEGMKSQMESHSEGDKGEVLGLKNQLRNAHHERELLVEQIKLHKIQVEELTAKYVAATTVFDSKESIEKSLEEALTNVAQLTQENENLKLRYDDLSAKYSAAQALIENNQIHERSMSSRIYELERSLGRMSGVNNSLFSELNETTYQTFDDLALQIQLSRQKLEEKEELERKLTNKIKHLEETVLKTSKELEDVNLQKNNYEKQLKDLKNSFDKMINSDNSSSSTRMKQLENELEEMKDILRKKDLALIERDRNMESLRAEVQQLENDCRQLMGGLQAAWNQCAERELKMSESLMNESKLGPSGINLSCVREDLIDATLLSEETFNHTRPEDIATTLVGGINSAFNRYENLFSECEKLCDVNNQLRQDLESVKLSLEHVAREKEGLLEEVDNLKEKHRQEIEGMKQQHTEDVDVLKKLFGGSGEWKEEMEGKHAQEMEELRTYFEQKVLHVEKQYSEEIFSQSKKLSDDSSEVEDMTDDLYFGGGGDAENLKDGGLGREVLEQESKGSCDKSRGVTTSEQVLLAVEGDPEENWPPELLQLRNKFTNNARREVEKLKESHQIEISKLKEEYTKALENYESEMKGLTQRRMNYQFDGHLSSPDDVVKQRYESLHKICFILKGLVVDLIKYTVTCEEELNNTFITEIIKRRIMSEEQNSSNEETDKNPTISEREVPDISTKKIIKRVHFAPQSQEISSIINSETDSLLSLIEEEEDIGKKLRDELEKCLERLRSESAEIISASSTPGESTLEALSKQVLWTTKVNEELSAKLMEAEGIVEDYQVDNQQLKMKIIDLQQKISVIEGAKEIISEGYGEQDEAGGEVVVQDFSQLLEKARLATVNAAADPAYHLQLIEELCRCTEKILEDSKREKEDLQQQQVSLDPLPSQSIHRVRDKIDAADKQLRSTRKFLEEQASEREMERDEAAKQIKSLHDQLKERERDKERDLRISSESPSPTPDSSLGSSKVHLDYRATVEALEHQMREMTSQISDTEQRKTETESELKAAVDKIWVLRDIIMDLEQQIQSKIDQEEVLVSQITHMKEVISSQTITHQELVEELDQLKSGAENIHLLSHISHLQTELQRHQLSNEQFTVNSTALKQMKSELREMQNNLDKRIKELEALHMTGSNLSISQPSEDVSIRDQIDASRCPTPDEDGNSPLTLPLDQLLKLKEKLLKHSRTEEVAFKKIKDLDMQLSALKIQNEELQEERDILQQTTSDQLFQIEQMRGRLEQYKQSAPFAQRQATSRLELELHEVNSKVQSLEQRLSDKDLELKEMRSQLERANLLLKEKEEELNGVVHREDNEIIALREKLEVIEHEKQILESKLSVQERAQQEFPQLIDSMLADKNEEIDHLKEQLSKREKQLEALNSLNIEEPRGPIEPKNSARTLSDILSIHSECEDMSEAIRDTPSTNFHHNVSSFRREGHEEQELQKSELLVPPLDLGPSITTTPVHYRHQSMNIDSMMSGLDLKSPTLVSDDGKSLNSTSKVTKPSPPANQKTIQDLEDKLKDIYEELKSKSSTLNKREMELNELKKSLDELRTESKDSIETLTRDKDFYKSQYELSQESEKKIRRDMEEVENYLKARSEELELYQEKIQLNEKILSESKDENISLKKEIKKLEDIISNYEQKLSEKLEELNNLTQIIFEKDITIETVKTRNMEIEDENKHLYEYKTKFEMIRKDLLDNQNEVKRLSEGMNSRDVVIQRLEDMARRSTATSPEDNKDQEIHHLKDLVKEKDKLIQQMTDDSKSLHRELETVHRKMKEPGNVVELRKKLQQEKKYNTELTKMVTKLSKELEVFKEDSRHPEDLEDMVQRELNLSADLDKKIMDAIESESEDLSHRKIELHSCNSLTIKPVEQDLEKIMEQYLDIRAKLKAQSKLNNELTHHKNELEIKKEMLQCQISEYESRILQLKSDFERECKRNNNLSEELSSKKAAMRNLEVQVKKEKTAHHNSQMEDSNMIEMLRIKLTSSLNTEQQLRDNNLSLREKNKMLTSQLSALKFQIESRAGVPPLEIPSPDPEIPERISDLERENQDLRSTLQSLESERNKYKKDLEIAIEETEKLLSTLAIVEGDKDHLEIIQRRLKDTIKTREEEIEWLQRRIKGLTDAEDKRQQQRSDDEHELKSLRQEIKNVREVMHDWQIDTDQMSQQLRVSLSERAQLTQVVMALRKSEEELNKKVNEARAQEEKLQDVINELRGQLLAQRSLEERDVVDGQFVQSISELRGKLERYAHEKTILHEKLMKERAERERAEARVRELEVVTIQRNLEDSDLSNKFQKLYGKYIRVDSKRKALAFQKRYLLCVIGGYQVSEENTLSVLAKLTNSEKSFVDYGSARRRKFRSVALVVVSIIRMKWLVGRWRQGVRRNAARVVGDADKSFLGIQRGLGHSPPVREKRANGGVNYEHYLERISHVQETLGLAMGAGQKRDG from the exons ATGGATGGGGACGAGCGACGAGCCTCCAAGAGGCGTTCCCTCGAGGCTGGACGAGAAATA CTGGCTAGGTACAAAGCATCACAAGGACGGATGGATACTCAGGGGACTGATCCATCGGATGTTGAGGAGTCATTTGGACACAATGAAACTATTGACACACAAAATTCAAGT CTCCTCGAAGATGCTTCTCTGCGAGACACGACGCAGTCCAGCATGAGTGTTTCGGAGGGAGAGGGTGAGGGAGACATCGAGAACATGGCAGGTCGAGTGGCAGAACTGAAAGAGCTCCTGCAGGGAAAAGAAGCGATGATCGAGTCCCTGAGCGCAGAGATCGACCACATGAGAGGTGAAGCCTGTTCTCCTCACTCCTCCCAGAGCCAGAGCAGTTCGCAATACCGCGACCTGTTGACAACCTATCAACACAAGTTGCAGGACTTCGAGCAGGCGGTGGCCCAACGAGACAATTTAATAACAGAACTGACGTCTTCACTGGAGCAAGCACTGGCATCCAGGGATGCTCTGAAGGACCAGGTCCAGTTCCTGAATTCTCTGCCTATACTGAACCCACCCCAGAAGGGCCCTGAGGAGCCCAGGAGTCCCCCGAGCGCCTCGAACCTTCTCGAGGAGACGATTAAACAGCTCAATGCAAAACTCCAGATCTTGGAGGATGAAAAAACTCAGGAAATTAAATCCTACAAGTGCCAGATCAACGAATTAAACCAGAGAATCCAATCCCTGGAGGTGGAGAGCACCTCGAGCCTCGACGAACGTCAGAAGGTACAAGAGCTTTATGATGCACAAATATCTAAAATCAAAAAAGACATGGAGAAGATCCTGGACAAATTCGCTGTTGAAACTAAACAGAATGCGGAGTCTCATCACCAGGAGATCATTAATTTGGGTGAAGCACATGAGAAGGAGGTGGTTGCCCTGAGGGGGAGGTACGAAGAGCAGGTCAAAGGGCTTCAGGATAGTTATAATCTGGAGCTGGTGGAGGTGGAGAAGAAACACGCGAAGGAGCTCAGTGTCTTTCAGAGCCAATTAGCTAGTTATAAGAAAACTATTGAGGGCATGAAATCACAGATGGAGAGCCATTCAGAGGGGGACAAGGGTGAGGTTCTGGGCTTGAAAAATCAGCTGAGAAATGCTCATCACGAAAGGGAACTCCTTGTAGAACAAATTAAACTACATAAGATTCAAGTGGAGGAGCTCACTGCGAAGTACGTGGCTGCTACTACTGTTTTCGACTCCAAGGAGAGTATCGAGAAGAGTCTGGAGGAGGCGCTGACCAACGTCGCACAACTGACTCAGGAGAATGAGAACTTGAAGTTGCGATACGATGATTTGAGCGCGAAATATTCAGCAGCTCAAGCCTTGATCGAGAACAATCAGATTCACGAGCGATCCATGAGCTCCAGGATTTACGAGCTAGAGAGATCCCTGGGGCGTATGTCAGGGGTCAACAACAGCCTCTTCAGTGAGCTCAACGAGACGACTTATCAGACGTTTGACGATCTAGCCCTTCAGATTCAGCTGTCGCGGCAGAAGCTCGAGGAGAAGGAGGAGCTCGAGAGGAAGCTAACCAACAAGATCAAGCATCTGGAAGAAACGGTTTTGAAGACTTCGAAGGAGCTTGAGGACGTTAACCTCCAGAAGAACAACTACGAGAAGCAGCTGAAGGACTTGAAGAATAGTTTTGATAAGATGATTAACTCAGACAACTCCTCAAGTTCAACGAGGATGAAACAATTGGAGAACGAGTTGGAAGAGATGAAGGACATTCTTAGGAAAAAAGACCTGGCTCTGATAGAGAGGGATAGAAATATGGAGAGCCTGAGGGCTGAGGTGCAACAACTTGAGAACGATTGTAGGCAGCTCATGGGAGGTCTGCAGGCGGCTTGGAATCAGTGTGCAGAACGAGAACTCAAGATGAGTGAATCCCTGATGAACGAGTCTAAGCTAGGGCCCAGCGGCATCAACTTGAGCTGTGTCAGAGAGGATCTCATCGACGCTACTCTGCTCTCTGAAGAAACCTTTAATCATACGAGGCCTGAAGACATCGCTACTACTCTCGTTGGTGGAATCAACTCAGCATTCAATCGATATGAAAACCTCTTCTCTGAATGTGAGAAACTGTGTGATGTCAATAATCAACTGAGACAGGATCTGGAGAGCGTGAAATTGTCTCTAGAACACGTTGCTAGGGAGAAGGAAGGTCTCCTGGAGGAGGTGGACAACCTGAAAGAAAAGCACCGGCAAGAAATCGAGGGGATGAAACAGCAGCACACCGAGGACGTCGATGTCCTGAAGAAACTCTTTGGAGGCAGTGGGGAATGGAAGGAAGAAATGGAGGGAAAACATGCGCAGGAAATGGAGGAGCTAAGGACGTACTTCGAGCAGAAGGTTCTGCATGTTGAGAAGCAGTATTCAGAGGAAATCTTCAGTCAATCTAAGAAATTGAGTGATGATAGCTCGGAGGTGGAAGACATGACTGACGATTTATACTTTGGAGGAGGTGGAGATGCCGAGAATCTCAAGGATGGGGGACTGGGGAGAGAGGTACTTGAGCAGGAGAGCAAGGGCAGCTGTGATAAAAGTCGCGGAGTTACCACCTCTGAacag gtTCTCCTGGCTGTTGAAGGCGACCCTGAGGAAAACTGGCCCCCTGAGCTTCTCCAACTGCGTAATAAATTTACGAACAATGCcaggagagaggtggagaaatTGAAAGAGTCCCACCAGATTGAAATCTCGAAGCTCAAGGAGGAGTATACGAAGGCCCTGGAGAATTATGAATCGGAGATGAAGGGCCTGACCCAGAGGAGAATGAACTACCAGTTTGATGGACATCTATCCAGCCCGGATGATGTCGTCAAGCAAAGATACGAGAGCCTCCACAAGATATGCTTCATTCTGAAGGGACTTGTCGTGGACTTGATTAAGTACACAGTAACTTGTGAAGAGGAACTCAACAACACATTTATAacggaaataattaaaagaagAATAATGTCAGAGGAGCAGAACTCAAGCAACGAAGAGACTGACAAAAATCCGACAATCTCAGAACGTGAAGTCCCGGATATTTCCACGAAGAAGATCATCAAACGGGTCCATTTTGCACCTCAGTCCCAGGAGATTTCGTCGATTATCAATTCGGAGACTGATTCTCTTTTGAGTCTTATTGAGGAAGAGGAGGACATTGGGAAAAAGCTCAGGGATGAGCTGGAGAAATGTTTGGAAAGACTCAGAAGTGAAAGTGCGGAAATTATTTCTGCCTCGTCGACTCCTGGGGAGAGCACGCTTGAAGCTCTATCGAAACAAGTTCTCTGGACTACTAAAGTCAATGAGGAACTCAGTGCCAAGCTCATGGAGGCTGAGGGCATTGTCGAGGATTATCAGGTTGATAATCAACAGCTGAAGATGAAGATCATTGATCTGCAGCAGAAGATTTCAGTGATCGAGGGAGCAAAGGAGATCATTTCTGAGGGCTATGGTGAGCAGGATGAGGCCGGGGGGGAAGTCGTAGTTCAAGATTTCTCGCAATTGCTGGAGAAAG CGCGTCTAGCAACTGTAAATGCAGCTGCAGACCCTGCCTACCATCTTCAACTCATCGAGGAGCTCTGCAGATGTacagaaaaaattctagagGATTCGAAACGCGAAAAAGAGGACCTTCAGCAGCAG CAGGTGTCATTAGATCCCCTTCCTTCCCAAAGCATACACAGGGTGAGAGACAAG ATCGATGCAGCAGACAAACAACTCAGGAGTACTCGTAAATTTCTGGAGGAACAAGCTAGTGAGAGGGAAATGGAGAGGGATGAGGCTGCGAAGCAAATAAAATCCCTCCACGATCAGCTGAAAGAAAGAGAACGCGACAAAGAACGAGATCTTCGAATTTCCTCTGAG TCGCCTTCACCTACACCCGACTCATCGCTGGGTTCTTCGAAGGTTCATCTTGACTACAGAGCAACT GTGGAGGCCCTGGAGCACCAGATGCGCGAGATGACCTCCCAGATATCCGACACTGAGCAAAGAAAAACCGAAACCGAATCGGAGTTGAAAGCAGCAGTGGACAAAATCTGGGTTCTGCGAGACATAATAATGGACCTCGAACAGCAGATTCAATCAAAAATCGATCAAGAGGAAGTTCTAGTCTCCCAAATAACCCACATGAAGGAAGTCATCTCCAGCCAGACTATCACTCACCAAGAACTCGTTGAAGAGCTCGATCAGTTGAAATCAGGAGCTGAAAATATTCACTTACTTTCCCACATTTCCCACCTCCAGACGGAACTCCAGCGTCATCAGTTGAGTAACGAACAGTTCACGGTGAACTCCACAGCTTTGAAGCAGATGAAGTCGGAGCTACGAGAGATGCAGAATAACCTGGACAAACGAATAAAAGAGTTGGAAGCCCTCCACATGACGGGCTCCAACCTCAGTATCAGTCAACCGTCTGAAGACGTCTCGATCCGGGACCAGATTGACGCATCCAGGTGCCCAACTCCAGATGAAGATGGTAATTCTCCCCTGACACTGCCCTTGGATCAACTCCTCAAACTCAAGGAGAAGCTCTTGAAGCACTCCAGAACCGAGGAAGTAGCTTTCAAGAAAATAAAAGATCTGGACATGCAGCTGTCAGCTTTGAAAATACAGAATGAAGAACTCCAGGAGGAGCGAGACATTCTCCAACAGACGACGTCAGACCAGCTCTTCCAGATCGAACAAATGAGGGGAAGACTGGAGCAGTACAAGCAGTCAGCTCCTTTTGCTCAACGCCAGGCGACGTCTCGTCTTGAGCTCGAGCTGCACGAAGTGAACTCGAAAGTCCAGAGCCTCGAGCAACGGCTCTCCGATAAAGACCTGGAGTTGAAGGAGATGAGGAGTCAGTTGGAGCGAGCTAATCTCCTCTTAAAGGAGAAGGAAGAGGAGCTGAATGGTGTAGTTCATCGTGAGGATAATGAGATTATCGCTTTGAGGGAAAAGCTGGAGGTTATTGAGCACGAGAAGCAGATCCTGGAGTCCAAGCTTTCTGTTCAGGAACGAGCCCAGCAAGAGTTTCCCCAGTTAATCGACTCAATGCTTGCTGACAAGAACGAAGAGATTGATCATTTGAAGGAGCAGTTATCTAAGAGGGAGAAACAGCTGGAGGCACTGAACTCGCTGAATATTGAGGAGCCTCGAGGCCCCATTGAGCCAAAAAATTCGGCCAGAACGTTGAGTGATATCTTGTCGATCCACTCAGAGTGCGAGGACATGTCTGAGGCGATCAGGGATACTCCATCGACCAACTTTCACCACAATGTTTCCTCCTTCAGACGAGAGGGTCATGAGGAGCAGGAGCTGCAGAAATCTGAACTCCTGGTACCTCCTCTCGATTTGGGGCCTTCCATTACCACAACTCCAGTCCATTATCGTCATCAGTCGATGAACATCGATTCGATGATGAGTGGTCTCGATTTGAAGTCTCCGACATTAGTCTCCGATGATGGAAAGTCCCTGAATTCTACTTCAAAGGTGACAAAACCATCCCCTCCAGCCAATCAGAAAACAATCCAAGACCTTGAGGATAAGTTGAAAGATATTTATGAAGAGTTGAAGTCCAAATCATCGACTCTGAATAAACGAGAGATGGAATTGAATGAACTGAAAAAAAGTCTCGACGAACTGAGAACGGAATCGAAGGATTCTATCGAAACACTGACAAGGGACAAGGACTTTTACAAGAGTCAGTACGAATTATCACAGGAGTCTGAGAAGAAAATCAGACGAGATATGGAGGAAGTGGAGAATTATCTCAAGGCAAGGTCTGAAGAGCTTGAGTTGTACCAGGAGAAGATTcaactgaatgaaaaaattctatccgAATCGAAGGACGAAAACATATCATTAAAGAAAGAGATTAAAAAACTTGAGGATATCATTTCAAATTATGAGCAGAAGCTGTCCGAGAAGCTGGAGGAACTGAACAATTTGACCCAGATCATTTTCGAGAAGGACATCACCATTGAAACAGTGAAAACCCGAAACATGGAGATCGAGGATGAGAATAAGCATCTGTATGAGTACAAAACAAAGTTCGAGATGATTAGAAAGGATCTTCTGGACAATCAAAATGAGGTAAAGAGACTGAGCGAGGGGATGAATAGTCGGGACGTCGTCATCCAGAGACTGGAGGACATGGCGAGAAGATCGACTGCCACATCGCCAGAAGATAATAAAGACCAGGAGATTCATCACTTGAAGGATCTCGTTAAAGAAAAGGACAAGCTCATTCAACAGATGACTGACGACAGCAAGAGTCTTCACCGAGAGCTGGAGACAGTCCACAGGAAAATGAAAGAGCCTGGAAATGTCGTGGAGCTGCGTAAGAAGCTGCAGCAGGAGAAGAAGTACAATACTGAACTGACGAAGATGGTGACGAAGCTCTCGAAAGAACTGGAAGTGTTTAAGGAAGACTCACGACACCCTGAAGATCTCGAGGACATGGTACAGAGGGAGTTGAACCTGTCCGCAGatcttgacaaaaaaattatggacgCTATAGAATCAGAATCAGAAGACTTGTCCCATAGGAAAATAGAACTTCATTCTTGCAATTCTTTGACAATAAAACCAGTAGAACAAGACCTCGAGAAGATCATGGAACAGTACTTGGACATAAGGGCGAAACTAAAGGCCCAAAGCAAACTCAATAATGAGCTGACTCATCATAAAAATGAGCTGGAAATCAAGAAGGAGATGCTGCAGTGCCAGATATCAGAATACGAATCTAGAATTCTTCAGTTGAAATCAGATTTCGAAAGAGAATgtaaaagaaataataatttgtccGAGGAGTTGTCATCGAAGAAGGCAGCAATGAGAAATTTGGAGGTCCAGGTGAAGAAGGAGAAGACAGCCCACCATAACTCCCAGATGGAGGACTCCAACATGATTGAAATGTTGAGGATCAAGCTGACGTCGTCATTGAACACTGAACAACAGTTGCGAGACAACAATTTGAGtctcagagagaaaaataaaatgttaacGTCTCAGTTATCAGCGTTAAAATTCCAAATAGAGTCGAGGGCTGGTGTTCCACCCCTAGAAATTCCCTCACCCGATCCAGAGATCCCGGAGAGGATATCCGACCTGGAACGTGAGAACCAAGACCTCAGGTCGACTCTTCAAAGTCTGGAATCTGAGAGGAATAAATACAAGAAGGATCTGGAGATCGCCATTGAGGAGACTGAGAAGCTCCTCAGTACCCTAGCAATTGTGGAGGGAGACAAGGATCATCTGGAGATCATTCAGAGACGTCTGAAGGACACCATTAAAACAAGAGAGGAGGAGATTGAGTGGCTCCAGAGGAGAATCAAGGGATTGACTGATGCCGAGGACAAGAGACAGCAGCAGAGGTCTGACGACGAGCACGAACTCAAGAGCCTTCGTCAGGAGATTAAGAATGTCCGAGAGGTGATGCACGACTGGCAGATTGACACTGATCAGATGAGTCAACAGTTGAGGGTTTCATTGTCCGAGAGGGCACAATTGACACAAGTTGTCATGGCGCTGAGAAAGAGCGAGGAAGAGTTGAACAAGAAAGTTAATGAGGCGAGGGCTCAAGAAGAGAAGTTGCAAGATGTGATTAACGAACTCAGAGGACAACTGTTGGCACAGAGGAGTCTTGAGGAGAGGGACGTGGTTGATGGACAGTTTGTTCAGAGCATTAGTGAGTTGCGTGGAAAATTGGAGAGGTATGCACACGAGAAGACAattcttcatgaaaaattgatgaaggaACGCGCCGAGAGGGAGAGGGCTGAGGCCAGGGTCAGGGAGCTCGAAGTCGTCACCATTCAGAGGAATCTCGAGGATTCAGATCTGTCGAATAAGTTTCAGAAATTGTATGGAAAATATATCAGGGTCGACAGCAAGAGGAAGGCCCTTGCTTTCCAGAAGAGGTACCTTCTCTGTGTCATTGGAGGATATCAGGTGTCTGAGGAGAATACTCTTTCGGTTCTTGCCAAACTTACAAATTCAGAGAAAAGTTTCGTGGATTATGGGAGCGCGAGGAGACGAAAATTCAGGTCGGTTGCACTTGTTGTCGTTTCCATTATCAGGATGAAGTGGCTTGTAGGAAGATGGAGACAGGGAGTCCGGAGAAATGCTGCTAGGGTCGTGGGAGATGCGGACAAGAGTTTTTTGGGGATTCAAAGGGGACTGGGGCACTCACCACCAGTTAGGGAGAAGAGGGCCAATGGGGGAGTTAATTATGAGCATTATTTGGAGAGAATTTCCCACGTCCAGGAAACACTGGGATTGGCTATGGGGGCAGGACAGAAGAGGGATGGGTGA